The nucleotide window GATCAGACAATGTTCGAAGCCCTTCCCACCGGCCTGAAGCCCCTGGTCCAGGTCGCCCAATAGCGATTGTCGCAGCCGGGAAGGTGTCAGGCCTTCCCGGCTTCTCGCACCGATGTTTCAACGTCTTCAACCGCTGACCCTGTTCTTCGCCCTGGGCAGCCTGCCCATGGTCCTGCTCGTGATCCTGCCCTTGGGCCAACTCATGACCCAGCCCGCGGTTGCCGATCTCTGGAGTTCGCTCCGGGACGAACAGGTCCTGGCCTGCATCGGCCGAAGCCTGGGCACATCTCTGGCCGCGGCCGCAGTCTGCTGTCTCTTCGGCACACCCCTGGCCTATTTGCTGGCCAGGACAAATTTTCCCGGCAAACGGATCGTCGAGGGTATCATCGATCTGCCCATCATGATCCCCCATCCGGTCATCGGCATCGCCATTCTGAGCATCGCCGGCCGGAATCACCCCCTGGGACGGGCTCTCTCCAATTTGGGCATCGAGATCATGGGCACCTTGACCGGCATCATCGTGGTTCTGACCTTTGTCGGCCTGCCCTTCTATGTGAACACGGTCAAGGCCGGAATCGAGTCCGTGCCCGCAAGACTGGAGCACGTCTCGCGCAGCCTGGGGGCCGGGGCCTGGTCCACGGTCAGGCGGGTGGTCCTGCCCCTGTCCTGGCGGCACATGGTCCTTGGTATCCTCATGAGCACGGCCCGGGCCATCAGCGAATTCGGGGCCATTGTCATCGTCGCCTACCATCCCATGACCGCCCCGGTCCTCATCTACGAACGATTCACGGCCTATGGCCTCCAATACTCACAACCCGTGGCCTTCTGGCTGGTTGTGGTCTCCTTGGCCCTGTTCGTGGCCATGCGTCTGGTCATCCGCACCCCGCCCGAGGCCCGGTCATGATCGAGGTCCGCGGCATCGACCTCTGTCTGCCCGGCTTCTCCCTGCACGACATCCACATGTCCGTTCCCGAGGGTTCCTTCTGCGCCGTGATCGGGCCCACCGGCGCGGGCAAGTCCCTGCTCCTGGAATCCATTCTCGGCATCCGCCGCGTTCGCTCCGGAAGGATTCTTGTCGCCGGTCAGGACGTCACCAATTTGCCGCCCGAGCGCCGAGGTCTGGGCATCGTCTACCAGGACAGCGCCCTGTTCCCGCACCTTTCCGTGCGGGAGAACATCGCCTACGGACTGCGTTACGGTAAAAAAACCGGACCTGTGGCCATGGAACGCATGGAAACCCTCGTTCGACGTCTCGATCTGGAGCGAATTCTGGACCGCTCCTGCCCGACCCTGAGCGGCGGCGAACGCCAACGGGTGGCCCTGGCCCGGGCTCTCATTCTCTCCCCACGAGTGCTGCTCCTGGACGAACCCCTCTCGGCCCTGGATCCACGCTTTCGCGACGACCTCCAGGAACTCCTGACCGGCCTGCACAAAGACCTGCATCTCACCGTGATCATGGTCTCCCATTCCTTTGCCGAAGTCCTTTACCTGGCCGACCGCGTGGCCGTCATGCGTGCGGGTCGTCTTGTTCGACAGGGCCCGACCGCTGAGGTCTTCGACCATCCGGGCGATGAAGCCACGGCCCGCTTCCTGGGCATGAAAAACATTTTCCCGGCCGATGTCACAGACAGACTGGCACGGGTCGGCCCATTGGAATTGAAGCTGGTAACGAAGGAATCCGGCCCTCTTGTCGGGGTCCGGCCAGAACGGATCGTCCTGGGTCCGGCCGGAACGCTGAGCGGCCCGAACGTCTTTGTCGGGACCGTGTTCCGAGCCCGCTACCGGGGGCTCTTCTACGATGTGAGCCTGAGGGTCTCGAATGTCTCAATCGAGGCTGTCTTGGGGGAACGAGAAATGGAAATCCTGGGTTGCAAGACCGGCATGACCGTCGATGTCCATATCCCGCCGGGCTCCGTCCGGGTTCTCGGACCATCGGAAACTACTACCCAAAACACCAAGGAGTAATGGGATGAAAGCCATATCCATCGTCGGATTCAAGAAGACCGGCAAAACCACTCTGGCCGTGGAACTGGCCAAGGCCCTCTCGGCCCGGGGCCTCAAGGTTGGGGCGGCCAAATTCGCCCACAGCGTCATGGACCGTCCAACGGCGGACACGAGCCGCCTCCAGGAAGTCTGCTCCACCGTGGTCGGTCTGGATCCAGAGAATACGGCCATGTTCTGGTCCGGGACCCGCTTCCTGCCGGACCTCCTGCCCCTCCTGCGCTGTGACGTCCTGCTCGTGGAAGGCGGCAAGTCCCTGGGGTGGCTTCCGAGAGTTGTCATCGCCCGGGAGGCCAAGGACTTCGAGGCCCTGGACAACGGTCTGGCCCTGGCCTCCTGGGGGCCAATCACCCGGTCCGGACTCGCGGCCCTGGACTCGTTGGAATCCCTGGCCGACTTGGTTCTCGAACGAGGATTTGCCCTGGCCGGGCTGGACTGCGGCAGTTGCGGCCGGGACGACTGCGCCGGATTGGCTCGGGACATCGTCGCCGGCCAGGCCCAGATTTCGGACTGCCGGGCCCAATCGGAAAATCTAAAAATCACCGTGGCCGGCACGGCCCTAACCATCAACCCCTTCATCCAGGGCCTTATCCGCTCGGTGCTGGTCGGTATCCTGGGCGAACTCAAGGGCTATACGCCCGGAGACAAGGTCCGGGTGGACATGAAGGGCTGAAGGCAAGACCGTTTAAGGTCTTTTTCGCCACTTCCCGCCATCTTCTCTTCAAAACCACGGGGGGGGGAAAAAACCGTTTCCGGTTCTCCCCCCCGTCATCTTTTCCCCGCCTGAGCGAGGACAAGCCTTTCCCGTTTCGTCAATAGTCATGCTTCCAGAACAGGCCCAGGCCTCCGCCCTTGGCCCCGACGGTGCTCTCCAAGTTGATCTTGGGGGTCAGTTCCACGTCGGCCGAAACCCGCTCCTCGCCCGTGGTCAAATCGCTTTCCAGCCGAAGATAGACTCGCTCGTTGACGTATTTTCCGGCCCGTAGACTCATGTCGTTGCCCTGCCGACCTGAGACGATGTCCAGGTCGTCCAGCAAGAGAAGGTCTCTGGCCGTATCCATAATATCCAGCCCCGAACCGCCTCCGGCCAGTTCCCGTGCGGCCAGGGCCAGACGGGCCGCCTGGATCGG belongs to Deltaproteobacteria bacterium and includes:
- a CDS encoding ABC transporter ATP-binding protein, with product MIEVRGIDLCLPGFSLHDIHMSVPEGSFCAVIGPTGAGKSLLLESILGIRRVRSGRILVAGQDVTNLPPERRGLGIVYQDSALFPHLSVRENIAYGLRYGKKTGPVAMERMETLVRRLDLERILDRSCPTLSGGERQRVALARALILSPRVLLLDEPLSALDPRFRDDLQELLTGLHKDLHLTVIMVSHSFAEVLYLADRVAVMRAGRLVRQGPTAEVFDHPGDEATARFLGMKNIFPADVTDRLARVGPLELKLVTKESGPLVGVRPERIVLGPAGTLSGPNVFVGTVFRARYRGLFYDVSLRVSNVSIEAVLGEREMEILGCKTGMTVDVHIPPGSVRVLGPSETTTQNTKE
- a CDS encoding molybdopterin-guanine dinucleotide biosynthesis protein MobB encodes the protein MKAISIVGFKKTGKTTLAVELAKALSARGLKVGAAKFAHSVMDRPTADTSRLQEVCSTVVGLDPENTAMFWSGTRFLPDLLPLLRCDVLLVEGGKSLGWLPRVVIAREAKDFEALDNGLALASWGPITRSGLAALDSLESLADLVLERGFALAGLDCGSCGRDDCAGLARDIVAGQAQISDCRAQSENLKITVAGTALTINPFIQGLIRSVLVGILGELKGYTPGDKVRVDMKG
- a CDS encoding ABC transporter permease subunit translates to MFQRLQPLTLFFALGSLPMVLLVILPLGQLMTQPAVADLWSSLRDEQVLACIGRSLGTSLAAAAVCCLFGTPLAYLLARTNFPGKRIVEGIIDLPIMIPHPVIGIAILSIAGRNHPLGRALSNLGIEIMGTLTGIIVVLTFVGLPFYVNTVKAGIESVPARLEHVSRSLGAGAWSTVRRVVLPLSWRHMVLGILMSTARAISEFGAIVIVAYHPMTAPVLIYERFTAYGLQYSQPVAFWLVVVSLALFVAMRLVIRTPPEARS